The DNA sequence TATTGCCTGAAAAAATCAAAGAGAAGGTCAATATGCTTGTCAAAGAAAGAAAACTTACTGAGACTACAACACACTACTACAACACAAACTTCTTTATTGCTGATACTCTCACACTCTACCTTTTAGAATAAGTTTGATAAAATACGACACTTTAATCGAAGAAGGCAGGGCATGTTTGGCATTGGATTTACCGAAATACTTCTTATTGCAATCATCGCTATTCTCTTTTTGGGACCGGATAAGCTTCCTGAAGCGATGGTGCAGATTGCCAAATTTTTTAAAAGTATCAAAAAAACTATCAATGAAGCAAAAAGTTCTCTTGAAGAAGAGATGAGAATTGCTGATCTTAAAGAAGAAGCACTTAGCTATAAACAGAAACTTGATAGTGCTGCTAGTGAACTACAAGGTTTTAAGAATATCTCCATAGACGATATTATTGATGAGCCTACTGTAGCAAAAGAGAAACCGTCTTCCGATGCACTTAAAAGTACTTATGCGGATGAAGCAAAGCCGACAACACAGGTAGAACCTAAAATGGAGACAGTTGTGCTTAA is a window from the Sulfurovum sp. genome containing:
- the tatB gene encoding Sec-independent protein translocase protein TatB, translated to MFGIGFTEILLIAIIAILFLGPDKLPEAMVQIAKFFKSIKKTINEAKSSLEEEMRIADLKEEALSYKQKLDSAASELQGFKNISIDDIIDEPTVAKEKPSSDALKSTYADEAKPTTQVEPKMETVVLKKKEKHSIAKTKKAKKDNMSTAKKSKEGDNV